DNA from Chloroflexota bacterium:
TGGGGCCCGGAGTACATAAATGAGCTGGAATATCTCAGAGCATATATACGTCACCTCCGCCGCAAGATAGAAGACGACCCACACCATCCCAAGTATATTTTATCCAAACCCGGTATCGGCTATATATTTACCAAGGCGATATAGAGACAAGCGACTCTCCACGATACTAATTCACCTCACGCAATGTCTTTCCCCATTTACTTTTTTCACAAATTATTCATTCTGCAGACCAAATTTTCACGCCTTTTTTATCTCTTCTGGAATATTATGCCTGTAGCTGGACTGAATAAAAATGCGGAACAAGATTAGGAACAACCATAAGTCATCTATTATCGTGGCTGAAGACGACCAGACTACCAGTCGGTTGATTCGGTATAACCTGGAGAAATCAGGTGCTCGGGTTTCTGAAGCGCAGACGGGGCTGGATTGCATTAAGCTGCTAAGCCAGGCAAAGGCTGATCTCTTGCTTTTAGATGTTGGGCTGCCAGACTTCAGTGGTTGGGGTATCCTCAGCCTCCTTAGGCTAACGGATTCAACGAGCGAGATGCCAGTAATAATCGTATCGGCAAATGCCCCCGGTTCAGGTTTAATTGAGAGATTTGGCCCCGATGATTATATTCAGAAGCCTTTTGATATGCGCGACCTGATTTCACGTGTTTCCAAATTAATCAATTCACGGGGCGTTTCAACTACACGGGAAATGTTGCCCGTTCCTGTAGGTATCAAAATTAGGAGAAGGGTCAGCGCTTGAACAAAATCTTTAATACGGAAGGAGAGAGGTGAAAAATGGATGCTTGGATTATCTTCCTGATTGCGATTGCGGCCTTAGTTATCCTGGTCTACAGTGTCAGAATCGTAAAACAGTACGAACGAGGTGTGGTTCTTCGCTTTGGACGCTTAGTCGGGATAAGAAATCCGGGTTTCAACCTGATTATCCCATTTGTTGATCGTATGAGTAAAGTCAGCCTCCGTGTTAAAACTACTGTCTTGGAACCTCAGGAAGTTATCACCAGAGATAATGTAACCGTCCGGGTGGATGCTGTGGTGTACTTCATGGTGATTGATTCAGCGAAGGCAATAATTAATGTTGAGGACTATCGACAGGCCACCATCCAACTTGCTCTGACGACTATCAGAAGCGTTCTCGGCCAATCAGAACTGGATGAATTGCTCGCGCACCGTGACCAGATAAATCTCCGTTTGCGGCAAATAATCGATGAGCAGACCGAGGACCCATGGGGAGTAAGGGTAACGCTGGTAGAAGTAAAAGATGTACTTCTCCCGGAAACAATGCAGCGGTCCATGGCCAAGCAAGCTGAAGCCGAGCGAGAGAAGAGGGCCAAAGTTATCCATGCAAAAGGTGAATATCAGGCAGCACAAACCCTTGCCGATGCGGCAAAAATAATACAGAGTCAGCCCGCTGCCCTTCAGCTACGCTACCTTCAGACTCTTGTTGAGATGGCCGGCGAAAGAAACAGCACCATTATACCGTTGACGGTAGACATAGCTAATTCTCTATCGAACAAGTTGAGCCTTCAGCAACATAAAGAATAGGTCGGTGTTGCCCAGAACTTGATAAATCTCCCTATAGTAGTGAGTTCTAAAAATGGAACACCTGGTAAGAGCCGGATTAGTAGTATTGATTGTTCTGGCTGTAATTGTTGTGGTGCCGAGGGTCGTGCCAGCACCAGCCATATTTGAAGAATACGGCTTTTATCCAAAGAGTAGCGACGAAAATACTGAAGAATGGGCAAGCTTGCCGGTTAAGTACGTGGATAACGTTAGCTGTAGCAGCTGTCATCAAGAGAATTTCTCCAGTTTGAAGGAAGCAGAACATAGTGGGGTAAGCTGCGAAACTTGCCACGGACCGGGCAAAGACCATATAGATACGGGTATAGGAATGGAAATCGACAATTCCAGGGAGTTTTGCGGCCTGTGCCATGACAGTGTTGTCGCTCGACCAAGCGAGTTCCCACAGGTTAATCTGGATGAACATGGTGGGCAATCCAACTGTGTTACATGCCATAACCCTCATAGCCCTTTAGAAGCCTTAACATCTGATGTATCGTCTGACAAGCGGGTAGCAGTATCAATACCAGCAGTACCGCACACGTTGGAAGGAAGGGAAGAATGCCTTCTCTGTCATGACACCGGCGGATTGAAACCCTATCCCCTAGACCATGAGGGAAGGGAGCAAGAGAGTTGTTTAAGTTGCCATGAGAGCAATAAATAGGTTGCAAAATAAAGTGGAGCTTTCACGCCGAGATTTCTTAAAAATTGGCGGCATGGGTTTCCTGGGAGGTTTAATTGTCCCCGTCAGTATACCGGGTGCAGTTCGCGATCTGATTCCGGTGAACGTGAAACCGCAATTGAGACCCGGCACCTCCAATATCAAGCAACATTACTGGAGATTCATCGTTGACATCAGAAAGTGCATCGGCTGTGGCAGATGCGTTCAAGCCTGCAAGCTAGAGAATGACGTCCCTGAAGAACCGGAATACAACCGAACCTGGGTGGAAAGATATGTGGTCACCCATAGCGAGGAGGTCTTTGTAGATTCTCCTGATGCTGGAATTAATGGTTTTTCTGCTGACCACGCCAATATCAAGTATGAAAATATAAAAATAAGAAAAAGTTTCTTTGTCCCAAAGCTCTGCAATCATTGCCAATCTCCTCCATGTGTACAGGTATGCCCCGTTGAGGCAACCTACTCCACCCCGGAAGGCGTGGTCATCGTTGATAGAAAGGCCTGTATCGGCTGTCGATACTGCATTCAAGCCTGTCCCTACGGAGCGAGGTTTCTCGATCCCAGATTAAAAGTGGTAGATAAATGCACCTGGTGCTACCACCGAATAACCAAAGGATTTCCCCCGGCTTGTGTGGAAGTCTGCCCCGTTGGAGCCAGAAAATTCGGAGATATACGTGACCCTGAAAGCGAGGTAAGCCAGATTTTGGAGACGGAGACGGTAGGTGTCCTGAAGCCAGATCTGGGTTCAGAGCCAATGGTGTATTACGTCGGACTTGAAAAAGGAGTACGTTAGAGGATGTCGGGCTTTGTATATCCAAATGAAGCCAGCATTGAATGGGATCTGTTAATTGTCCTTTACCCCTATATCACCGGTCTTGTGGCGGGCGCTTTCATCGTCTCCTCACTCTATCATGTTTTCGGGCTGAATAGCCTTAAACCAGTAGCGCGTCTTTCCTTGATTACGGCGCTCGCCTTTCTTCTGGTCTGTCCACTGCCGCTTATCATTCATTTAGCTCGTCCGGAAAGAGCCCTTGAGATGTTTCTCAGACCCAATCTGATTTCGGCTATGGCGGGCTTTGGATATATATGGTTCATATACTTGACTTTGCTGCTTGTTGAAACATGGCTCGTATTCAGGCCGGATATCGTTAGATATGCGAAGTCAAATGAAGGTGTCAAACAAAAAATATACTCATTATTATCATTAGGAATTCTCGACATATCAGAAGAATCGCAATCAATTGATAACAAGGTTATCAAGGTGCTGGCCATGATTGGGATCCCGGCCGCTTGTTTATTGCACGGTTATGTGGGATTCATTTTTGGAGCAGTAAAATCGAATGCCTGGTGGTCGACGTCGCTAATGCCTATTATTTTTCTGACCTCTGCCATAGTTTCGGGAATAGCGCTATTAATTGTGCTGTATGTTGTATCAACAAAAATCAGGAAAGCCACTTTGGACCACGGGTGCGTTCATTCATTGGCCCTTTGGCTCGGTGGCTTTATCACCCTGGCTCTGGCTCTTGAAGGCCTGGAGGTCCTTACCATGCTTTACGAATCCGAAGAGAGCTGGGGCCTTATCCAGCAACTGATAACGAAAGAAATAGGGCTCAGCTACTTTGGCATCCAGTTTATTCTGGGAACTATACTGCCAATTCTAGTCATGGGAACAGCGGAAATAGTGAACTTGAATGAGCGGACAAAGACGATAATGAGATTTACCTCCGCCGTCTTTATTCTCGTGGGCGTTTTTGCTATGCGCTGGAACGTGGTAATTGGCGGGCAATTATTATCCAAAAGCCTGAGAGGATTTACCAGTTATTTCCCGCCGTTGACAGGTGAAACAGGTATTCTGGTGGCCGGTGCAATATTTCTATTACCATTTGTAATTATCTTTTTAATCAGTTATCTCTTCCAGCCCTGGCAAGCAGAGGTTCAACCATCGGGAGTCAACAAGATAGGCTTGCAGACACGTTTTTTCAGAGAAACGCAATAAGGGGGGTAAGAATATGGCAATTTGGACTGAAACCGTAAATGGAAAAGGTACAGTACTGCGGGTAGGCGGAGCCATTACGGCGGCTGTTAGCCTGGCGGCAGGCTTGCTTTTCCTGTTCCGACCCGTGGCATGTAGCTTTGTGACCAGCTTTCAGCTGGTTATCTGGGGAGCTCTTTTTCTGGCTGGAGTACTGGCCTTTATAATCGGCTCAGCTTTATCACGAAAATAACCTTATTGATGAGTTAGTGCCTATCAATTAAGCTTAACTCTTCCGGTGTTGTACGCATTGACATGACATAGACTAGGTCTATAAGTCGCTTTTTCCTTGAAAACAGGAATTTCTATCGTAAGTTTCAGAAGCTTTTTCCTCGAAAAAGGGGAATATTGTCCTGCAATAATAACCTTCTTATCTCTATTGTGAAAGTACTGATGCTGCCATATATTGAATTTAAAGCCACATATTGTCTCAATAAATACGTGAGGAACCTTGGGGAGTTCACAAATCGGGCACAACCTTTAAAGGAGGTGCGAAGTGGTTGTTGGAGAAAGAATATCTATAACCGGAAG
Protein-coding regions in this window:
- the nrfD gene encoding polysulfide reductase NrfD, whose product is MSGFVYPNEASIEWDLLIVLYPYITGLVAGAFIVSSLYHVFGLNSLKPVARLSLITALAFLLVCPLPLIIHLARPERALEMFLRPNLISAMAGFGYIWFIYLTLLLVETWLVFRPDIVRYAKSNEGVKQKIYSLLSLGILDISEESQSIDNKVIKVLAMIGIPAACLLHGYVGFIFGAVKSNAWWSTSLMPIIFLTSAIVSGIALLIVLYVVSTKIRKATLDHGCVHSLALWLGGFITLALALEGLEVLTMLYESEESWGLIQQLITKEIGLSYFGIQFILGTILPILVMGTAEIVNLNERTKTIMRFTSAVFILVGVFAMRWNVVIGGQLLSKSLRGFTSYFPPLTGETGILVAGAIFLLPFVIIFLISYLFQPWQAEVQPSGVNKIGLQTRFFRETQ
- a CDS encoding slipin family protein, which codes for MDAWIIFLIAIAALVILVYSVRIVKQYERGVVLRFGRLVGIRNPGFNLIIPFVDRMSKVSLRVKTTVLEPQEVITRDNVTVRVDAVVYFMVIDSAKAIINVEDYRQATIQLALTTIRSVLGQSELDELLAHRDQINLRLRQIIDEQTEDPWGVRVTLVEVKDVLLPETMQRSMAKQAEAEREKRAKVIHAKGEYQAAQTLADAAKIIQSQPAALQLRYLQTLVEMAGERNSTIIPLTVDIANSLSNKLSLQQHKE
- a CDS encoding 4Fe-4S dicluster domain-containing protein — its product is MGFLGGLIVPVSIPGAVRDLIPVNVKPQLRPGTSNIKQHYWRFIVDIRKCIGCGRCVQACKLENDVPEEPEYNRTWVERYVVTHSEEVFVDSPDAGINGFSADHANIKYENIKIRKSFFVPKLCNHCQSPPCVQVCPVEATYSTPEGVVIVDRKACIGCRYCIQACPYGARFLDPRLKVVDKCTWCYHRITKGFPPACVEVCPVGARKFGDIRDPESEVSQILETETVGVLKPDLGSEPMVYYVGLEKGVR
- a CDS encoding response regulator; this translates as MRNKIRNNHKSSIIVAEDDQTTSRLIRYNLEKSGARVSEAQTGLDCIKLLSQAKADLLLLDVGLPDFSGWGILSLLRLTDSTSEMPVIIVSANAPGSGLIERFGPDDYIQKPFDMRDLISRVSKLINSRGVSTTREMLPVPVGIKIRRRVSA